A DNA window from Pogona vitticeps strain Pit_001003342236 chromosome 2, PviZW2.1, whole genome shotgun sequence contains the following coding sequences:
- the LOC140703727 gene encoding cyclic nucleotide-gated channel alpha-2 encodes MAFQKWVHKILKWEEELGPDSFLARFQEPDVISLAESEQFGEAPRDEERKHRRWAVPQTLSLFTAFIGQPAAPAPCGHGFCSLSRKKRDSCVVDPAGEWYYRWLLVIALPVLYNWSLLVARACFSELQRRYWICWLVLDYLSDAVYLVDIGIRLHTGFLEQGLLVKDCKTLSRKYLRSLQFKLDIISILPTDFGYFALGINHPELRFNRLLRFPRAFEFFDRTETRTGYPNLFRISNLVLYILIIIHWNACIYYAISKAIGFGEDTWVYPNISDPEYGYLRKEYIYCFYWSTLTLTTIAETPPPVRDEEYLFVIFDFLIGVLIFATIVGNVGSMISNMNATQVEFQVKNDAVKQYMQLRKVSKEMEAKVIKWFDYLWTNQKTIDEWEVLKNLPDKLRAEIAINIHLETLRKVRVFRDCEAGLLVELVVKLRPQLFGPGDYICRKGDIGKAMYIIKEGKLAVVADDGVTQYALLAAGCCFGEISILNIKGNKMGNRRTANIRSIGYSDLFCLSKEDLMETLIEYPEAKRLLEERGREFLINEGLLDEEAAAKSTEGMDVGQKLDRIRSNLETLNMHFSLFLEEYHAARMKLQQCFLFLETQQKQDQQEKPHSSGSICPPQGEAKAKL; translated from the exons ATGGCTTTCCAGAAATGGGTGCATAAAATCTTGAAGTGGGAAGAGGAGCTGGGGCCAGATTCCTTTCTTGCACGCTTCCAGGAGCCAGATGTGATATCACTGGCTGAATCTGAACAGTTTGGAGAAGCCCCAAGAGACGAGGAGAGAAAGCACAG GCGTTGGGCTGTTCCACAGACCCTAAGTCTCTTTACAGCCTTTATAGGTCAACCGGCGGCTCCTGCCCCTTGCGGTCATggtttttgttctctttccaggaAGAAACGGGACAGCTGTGTGGTGGATCCTGCAGGGGAGTGGTACTACCGCTGGCTTCTAGTCATTGCCCTCCCCGTCCTCTACAACTGGAGCCTTTTGGTTGCACG GGCCTGTTTCAGTGAGCTCCAAAGAAGGTACTGGATCTGCTGGTTGGTTCTGGACTACCTGTCCGACGCGGTTTACCTTGTGGACATTGGCATCCGGCTGCACACAG GTTTCCTGGAGCAGGGCTTACTTGTCAAGGACTGCAAGACGCTGTCGAGAAAATATCTTAGAAGCCTGCAGTTCAAGCTGGACATTATTTCCATTTTGCCCACAGACTTTGGTTACTTTGCTCTTGGCATAAATCACCCCGAGCTACGCTTCAACCGACTCCTACGCTTTCCCCGTGCATTTGAATTCTTCGATCGGACTGAGACCAGGACTGGCTACCCAAACCTTTTTAGGATCAGCAACCTGGTCCTGTACATCTTGATCATAATCCATTGGAATGCCTGCATTTACTATGCCATCTCAAAGGCTATTGGCTTTGGAGAAGACACCTGGGTCTATCCCAACATATCTGACCCTGAGTATGGGTACTTAAGAAAGGAGTACATCTACTGTTTCTATTGGTCCACACTGACCTTGACCACTATTGCAGAGACGCCTCCTCCTGTGCGTGACGAAGAGTACCTCTTTGTCATCTTTGACTTCCTTATTGGTGTCCTCATCTTTGCCACCATTGTAGGGAACGTAGGCTCCATGATCTCCAACATGAATGCCACCCAGGTGGAGTTCCAGGTCAAGAATGATGCTGTCAAGCAGTACATGCAGCTTCGCAAAGTCAGCAAGGAGATGGAGGCCAAGGTAATCAAGTGGTTTGACTACCTCTGGACCAACCAGAAGACTATAGATGAGTGGGAGGTGCTCAAGAACCTGCCTGACAAACTAAGGGCTGAGATTGCCATCAACATCCATTTGGAGACTCTGAGGAAAGTGAGGGTCTTCCGTGACTGTGAAGCTGGGCTCTTGGTAGAACTGGTAGTCAAGCTGAGGCCTCAGCTCTTTGGCCCTGGAGACTACATCTGCCGGAAGGGGGACATTGGAAAGGCGATGTACATCATCAAGGAGGGAAAACTGGCTGTGGTGGCAGATGATGGCGTGACTCAGTATGCCTTGCTGGCAGCAGGCTGCTGCTTTGGAGAGATCAGCATCCTCAACATCAAAGGGAACAAGATGGGGAACAGGCGGACGGCCAATATCCGGAGCATCGGCTACTCAGACCTCTTTTGCCTGTCAAAGGAGGACCTCATGGAAACACTAATTGAATATCCAGAGGCCAAAAGACTCCTAGAGGAACGAGGCCGAGAGTTCCTAATTAACGAGGGGTTGCtggatgaagaagcagcagcaaaaagcacAGAGGGCATGGATGTGGGCCAGAAGCTGGACCGGATAAGGAGCAACCTGGAGACTCTCAATAtgcatttctccctttttttggaAGAGTATCATGCTGCCCGGATGAAGCTCCAGCAGTGCTTCCTTTTTTTGGAGACCCAGCAGAAGCAGGACCAGCAGGAGAAGCCTCATTCTAGTGGCTCCATCTGTCCCCCACAGGGAGAGGCAAAAGCCAAACTCTAA